A single genomic interval of Armigeres subalbatus isolate Guangzhou_Male chromosome 1, GZ_Asu_2, whole genome shotgun sequence harbors:
- the LOC134207384 gene encoding uncharacterized protein LOC134207384, translated as MVTKAVHLELVSDLSTDAFIAALKRFVARRGKPVALFCDNATNFKGADRQLRELCSQLNHQQHHQKVVSFCAESAIQFSFIPANAPTFGGLWEAAFKSMKNHFRRVVGLDALPSEAMHTVLGQIESCLNSRPLTAVSEDPSDMDVRLCSRYPSPTCPESPVIGFRSGRIFNVDPKEILVYRLPSPASATIQAFLPTAERSSRWSVGRIAALHPGEDVLVRVVKVRLPTGAVFDRPIVKVCILPIDDDPRFAFTIGEVSGIHAGETDPATNLRS; from the exons ATGGTCACCAAGGCCGTGCATCTTGAGCTTGTCAGCGACCTCAGCACCGATGCCTTCATTGCTGCATTGAAACGGTTCGTTGCGCGCCGTGGCAAACCAGTCGCCTTGTTCTGTGACAACGCCACCAACTTCAAAGGTGCGGACAGGCAGCTACGAGAACTCTGCTCACAGCTCAACCATCAACAACATCATCAGAAAGTGGTATCATTCTGTGCTGAATCTGCTATtcaattcagtttcattccCGCAAACGCACCTACCTTCGGCGGCCTTTGGGAGGCCGCGTTCAAATCCATGAAGAACCACTTCCGGAGAGTTGTGGGTCTCGATGCACTGCCAAGCGAGGCCATGCATACTGTTCTCGGCCAAATCGAAAGCTGCCTCAATTCGCGGCCGTTAACTGCAGTCTCGGAGGATCCTAGCGACATGGACGTCCGGCTCTGCAGTCGATACCCGAGCCCGACCTGTCCCGAATCCCCAGTAATCGGCTTTCGCTCTGGCAGAATATTCAACGTAGATCCCAAGGAAATCCTGGTCTACAGACTACCTTCACCAGCTTCAGCAACGATCCAAGCATTTCTCCCGACAGCCGAACGTTCTAGTCg GTGGAGCGTAGGCCGCATTGCAGCATTACATCCCGGCGAGGATGTACTAGTCCGTGTAGTGAAGGTCAGACTTCCAACCGGCGCTGTATTCGACCGACCGATTGTGAAGGTATGCATCCTCCCCATCGATGATGACCCTCGTTTCGCCTTCACTATTGGCGAAGTATCTGGCATCCACGCCGGTGAAACCGATCCGGCCACCAACCTTAGATCTTAA
- the LOC134207383 gene encoding uncharacterized protein LOC134207383, with product MAGYKLSCCLLPWCQLPVGTGSPTSNPVLQRTVLGWSHSCAQRRQLSRFWEVDSCPTSRGLSKEEAACEQYFTETTTHDESGRFIVRLPKKEGILSHLGDSKAGALRRLRWMQRRLIKNPDLNAQYVGFMAEYLDLGHMISVDPLQDTTHSHPFYLPHHAVLKPSSTTTKCRVVFDGSSKSSTGISLNDCLMVGPTVQDTLYSIVVRFRNLVADIAKMYRQIWIHPDDRHLQRLFWKGETDFVGCPYELTTVTYGLSSAPYLVTRCLQQLSYEHSKDDGDIPLKIGKDFYVDDFLSGSDTEVLSHIPDEFQDKRSIVKVDDIQGSVSTLGLLWHPESDTFRFKVHEFSMNLPITKWIVVSEMSKLFDPLGILGPVHAYGACVYIRSIGMDGAIACRLLTAKSRVAPIQTLSFPRLELSSAVLLSQLYKNVVCSLNMTPEAYFWSDSSITHTFVSNSGLYTSVTWHGGMSTLACAAIESGPSQKIS from the exons ATGGCGGGTTACAAACTGTCCTGCTGTCTACTGCCGTGGT GTCAACTACCGGTTGGAACCGGATCTCCAACAAGTAATCCAGTTCTACAGCGTACCGTGCTTGGCTGG TCGCACTCCTGTGCACAACGGAGACAGTTATCTCGATTCTGGGAAGTTGACAGTTGTCCCACCAGTCGGGGACTTTCCAAGGAGGAAGCAGCTTGTGAGCAATACTTCACGGAAACAACTACCCATGACGAATCAGGTCGGTTCATCGTGCGCCTACCCAAGAAGGAAGGCATCTTGAGTCATCTTGGTGACTCCAAAGCTGGCGCTCTCCGTCGACTCCGTTGGATGCAACGTCGGTTAATCAAAAATCCCGATCTGAATGCTCAGTATGTCGGCTTCATGGCTGAGTATCTCGACCTTGGCCATATGATTTCCGTAGATCCGTTGCAAGACACCACCCATTCCCACCCATTCTATCTTCCTCATCACGCTGTGCTCAAGCCAAGCAGCACCACCACCAAGTGCAGGGTGGTTTTCGATGGGTCCAGCAAGTCTTCTACGGGAATCTCGCTCAATGATTGTCTCATGGTCGGACCGACTGTGCAGGACACGTTGTATTCCATTGTCGTCAGGTTCCGAAATCTCGTGGCCGATATCGCCAAAATGTACCGGCAGATCTGGATACACCCAGACGATCGACATCTTCAACGGCTATTTTGGAAAGGCGAGACAGATTTCGTCGGTTGCCCCTACGAGCTCACTACGGTGACGTATGGCTTATCCAGTGCGCCGTATTTAGTAACACGATGCCTACAGCAGCTCTCCTACGAACACTCGAAGGATGATGGGGATATCCCATTGAAGATCGGTAAGGATTTTTATGTGGACGACTTCCTCAGTGGATCCGACACA GAAGTACTGTCTCacattccggatgaatttcaggACAAACGGTCGATTGTGAAAGTGGACGACATCCAGGGCTCTGTCAGCACACTCGGACTTCTGTGGCATCCTGAGTCAGACACATTCCGATTTAAAGTTCACGAGTTCTCCATGAATCTCCCAATCACCAAGTGGATCGTTGTCTCTGAGATGTCCAAGCTATTCGATCCATTGGGCATTCTTGGTCCAGTG CATGCCTACGGAGCATGCGTCTACATTCGTAGTATTGGCATGGATGGTGCCATCGCTTGCCGTCTCCTAACCGCCAAATCCCGAGTAGCTCCTATTCAAACCCTGTCGTTTCCCCGCTTGGAGCTCAGTTCTGCTGTACTCCTGTCCCAGTTGTACAAAAACGTAGTGTGCAGTCTCAACATGACACCTGAGGCCTACTTTTGGTCTGACTCCTCCATTACCCACACATTCGTGAGCAATTCTGGCCTTTACACCTCCGTAACCTGGCACGGAGGCATGTCAACTCTTGCTTGCGCTGCTATCGAGTCCGGCCCCAGTCAGAAAATCAGTTGA